The Pecten maximus chromosome 10, xPecMax1.1, whole genome shotgun sequence region atcttatttcagcGCTTTTCGCGCTAGAAGTATtacgctaaattatgattgcgcttaTTGTACTTTCTATCACCTGTTTCCATATTAAATGATTTTGGCGCGCTAATCTATTAAAATTCGGAAATGCGCTAAATAAagtaagtttacagtatttgaaATTGGACAATGTGTTGTGAAGAATGGCATGCAGGGGAATGTAACGTGTCTATACATAGGCTTGGAATCAAGTAATGTACTAAATATGGTATCATTGACAAATAACATTTTCCTGTTGTTCTTTTCACAGGCGTcggctaatattttttctataaatactagccagaagcagacgcctgtgttCTTTGTTTTGGTTTTCAACCAGCTGTCGCAACGGACGTACAATTACAACGTCGACCAAAGCAACAAATAAAGTCGTTCCTGTGCGCCATCAACATTAACAACCATGTTACACGTGCTTTGTGGAGAACCGCACGCCTTTCAGTAGTGAGTGTTTCTTGGGTAAGTAATGGTCACGTGTTTGACTTACTTGGCGGCGTAATAGTCATTGAACAGTCCGTCGTCTAGGAAGGCGAAACCAGTCTCGTAGTCGCCCGCCAGAACCCTCTTTACACCATCCATCCTGTCTGAGACAAGCGATTCCTTTTCCGAAAGCTTCATGACTGTCCACATACGCTCATATGGATCTTCGGTGGAACGCTCAAAGAAGGTCATGAGGTCGCTATTGTTACGGACGCCGTAACTGACCTGGAATGATTGACAGATACAATCTGCTAGTTTTACTTACATCATAATTCAACACGGAGAGAAAAAAAGGACCATATTGCggtaaaaaaaggaaatatcaAAGCCTCCGTACATATTGCGACTCACAATCACCATAATCAAGGAACTATGGTAAGATTTGACAGCGTTTAGAACATTTACCTTGCTCTGGCTTGCAAGGCGGTTCAGGGTCTTGATGCGACTGTCGACTTGTTTGAGAGTGAGAAATGCAGCGAGGTTTGCTGTGTATGCCGCAGTGATGATCAGGGTGCAGAACCAAAAGAAGGCCACGATGGTCCGCATAGACGTAGTTTGAGGCGAGAACTCAGTACCACCTGCGATAAACGGGTAATTCTTTAACATCAATTAACGTTGGACAATATTTGGTATGGCGTTACACCCAAGCGCAATTAGAATTGTGTCAGTGATGAAAATAATCATGATtaattgtgaaatatttgtttcaatTGTGACAGAAAACACTGAAATTAATGTTAATAGTTTAGAACTCGGAATTACTTATTTGTTTATCAAACCTTATTGCTGTTTTAGCCATTTTGTCCTTATAGTCTAcgttgctattttttttttttttttcaaacttgttTAGGTTTGTGAATCACAATTGATCACATCATTGAAAGAGCACACATACATTATTTCCACAGAAAATCTCAATATGGAAGATAATTTTACAGGCTAATCTCAATATGGAAGATTTTACTTGCTGCCATTTCAGTACAGCCAATTACAGGTGATCCACGCTATCGAATGAAAATTGGGTAGaataatatattttctttcCAGATTTACAGAATAGTTAATATGATTAAATACAATACGTTTTTCCtttaattattttgatgaaaCCAGGAACATGATAATAATTTGTATTGTCTCGATTACAAATGAAGATCGGTATTCCATAAAATTACATCAGTTAAACGGAAAGTAAGTCTGTTACACCCACagttaaaatgtaaactttatttattttacaacaattacaaaCACGTTATATAAACCTAAGCTAATCACGCGTGCTGTTTCAGATGGAAGCGCGAGAGAAGACTTGctatgggaggaaaccagagtactcGAAGAAATGCACGTGGTTCGGGAGGTGACCCCTTGTCTTtacacgtccgatcggggaatcgaaccccgaccGCCTGGGTAAAAggctacagtgtatatatatatatgggtattaAACATTACCTTGCAGTATGACATTAAGTGAGTACCACATGCTTTCCTTCAGATCAAACTTCTGCTCGGCAGTCCGCTGGGTGGTGTCGTACTTAGTCATAAGGAACAGGGACAGCCCGACGATGAAGAAGAAGATTGCTATCATAAACCAGAGACCAATGTCGAACGGCCAGAGGAACTGGAAGAAGGTTGGCTGGAGAGGAGGTCTCTTCAACAGCATGCTAACAGACGAGGTCAGTATTGTGTTTGAGAATGAGATTTGAGCCTCCCTTTTTGATTTCACTACTAGATCACCAATCGCAATGGCGGCATCCTGGTAACATATAAAGATTGTTCAACAATCCAATTGAACCTCACTATAACATCAAACATTAGAAACAAGAACTCAACACtctattaaatataaaatgttggTAGACAACTATTATTAAATTAAAGCGCGATTATAAGTCTGTTAAACTTCTGATAAAAAGTAGATCTTATTCATCCAACCATCTGTTTGTGTAAAATTGGGCCCCGTTACATGTCTTTATTCACCCCGTTCTACTACCATGTGTCGTCTGCTTTCATTCCATTATcagtttttatatttatttcatctcACGCTTCACTCACTCTGGTCAATATTTTGTGTAGACAATTAATCACCTCATTCTCTTTACGATTGACGTGCTTCCTCTTTCAGCCGTTCACTCATTCCAACTCTCATAAATAGATATCCACAAACCGAGTGTCTTCTATAGTATCATTCAAACATACACCGGTGCCATAATTATTCTTTGTTCAGGACATCGTCTTATTTTTCTTCTTGTAATTCCATTACATTAACTATATTTAATTTCGCGggcaaattttaaaaattctaatcacaatttcatttaattcataGAATACATTCTCTGAGATTTTAATTCATCATACACAAATTTTCGTGTATTTATTTTCGCGCTATCGTAATGGGCGCGAATACGGTATAGTCGCGGGACTAATATTTCACGGTTGCCCCTGTCGGACCTAGCTCGCGGGTATTAAACCTCGCGCAACCACGTCTTGCAGACATTCAGCAGTAGACACCTCTTTGCATTTgatagtacatatacatattctACGAGTATTTATTTTCGCGCTATAGTTATAATGACCACGATTATAGCGAAATCAAATTACCCGcgaatattatcaaatatacagtataaagaaattaaaataaccCCAAATATTTCCACCTATACAGTATACCATTACTTTGTGCTTGTTATTTCTCCAGATACTTACTCCGACCATTAGTTTGTGTAGGATGTCTTCCCACTCCTTGTCCTCATTCAACCCAGCCCATTTGCTCCTATACGCAATTATCTTGTAATCAATTCCCATTAACCTCTTCAAGGCGTCCAGGACATCAATGCAAAAGCCTTCGTGTCTGCCATTCTTGACAGAGTAGAAGGGTGGATCCTTGtgcaattaaaaaatattgaataatcaTATATATGAACTATAAACGTAATGAATTTGACGCACTTAAATTTTAGcgcaaaaccaaattaaaacagattagaGGAATAACGAATTAGCGCACTAACAATGGAtgccatagaaaccaatgtagatTTACTGAAATTAGCTCAATCATAATTTAGCCGAATACTTCCAGTGCGAAAggcgctaaaataagattaccactaaaataagattaccgctaaaataagattaccactaaataagattaccgctaaaataagattaccaccaaaataagattaccgctaaaataagtacgtttacagtatactGTAAGTACTAAACAATCGCAAATAATAGTTTCGAAAACTGTCATTCTCAATACttcattttcaatattgtttACTTGAAAAAAGGCAGATGACCATAGTTTATATTTTTGCACATCAAATAATTGTTTCATTGGGAAAGGAAAGGATTTGTCATTGTCCGCATCGTTGAATATTTTTTACATTCATCTGATGTAAGTTTTCCagataattgattttttattttcatgtaaattCTACAGTAATCACAAAAATGCCCCGATAATTGCAATATCTCAAACAACCTCTCTCGTTTAAACGCATTTGCTTACTTTCAGCATAAGTATACCTAGTTCCCAATTGCAATTTCATCCAGGGAGGTGTCAGTGTATAAGAAGAGAAAGTATTGGTTACCGTTTTGGTAATCACGGTGAAGTTCATGCCCTTTAGACTGGTGTTAATGTCCCGAACTGCCTTTTGTTGCGTCCCCTCACCAACCGGCGTATATATGGGCTTGTCTAGAAAGGTGCAATTTCCgatctatataatgtatgaaacAAGGTTATCAtgccaaaatctaaaaaagcaaaaacattAATCTCTAGGTATGATGAAATTGATTACTTCATTTCTTGATCTTTAATTTTCCTTTCCTTTGTGGTAACAGTTGCTAGCCTCCTTGCCTGTTAAACTTACATGTTGGTTGTTTTGCTATATAATTGtcaataaacatcaaattatttaactttAGAGAGGCTTACTACATAATATCAAAAAGCAGAAGAATTACGATGAAAGACACACTCTCGTTGTCACGAGAGACgttattatattatatcgtCAAAACGTTTCTAATCCATCAGCGTTTTAAAGCAGTGATATGTTCGCCATAGAAGGTATTTCAAATACTAATAAAGTAACAAATTCTAATGTTTTTTCCCGTTAATATTAACTTCTATGACATGATATTCTATCATTTGCACTCGTGCAATATATGTATTCtgttatatttgtgaaatgcatgaccacaggggcttgacatgattttccaaatgatggttcatatatatgtattatagtgactataatacatatatatggaccatcatttggaaaattgtgccaagcccctgtgtgcATGACTTtacattcaatatcctctataataatatatatataaatgtcaccaGGTATTATATGTATGCTATAAGGCTATTGGAAATACCTTGATGTCATCCTTGATAGTTGCATTGTTGATGTGTTGTAGAACGGACATTGAGTAGCTGGTACGAATCCGACTGCGTCCATTTTCGGTAAAACCCCATATATACTGTCCTAAAGCACCTACATAGGTGTCAGACTTTAATGGACATGccgaaaataaaaataaattactttttaatcatatatattcatatattaaaaaaacattttgaaatcagATCGAATTATCACATATCATCAAGAAAAAACGatatttatatcatcaaatcCAAAACTGATTTGTGATATGCAAAAAACAGATCCCCAATAATACGGATGACACTAATCCGGAAAACTCGCGATCGGAACGAAAATGTTAGGGAACGTGTTTATCACATATCATAAAGAAAAGAcgattttcaaattatttaattcaACATTCATTTGTGATATTTCCTTAAATTTTAtcttcaaatacatttttttttttaaacacgcaaaaaaacccaaaaaacaaaaacaaaaatcgaCACTAATCCGGAAAATTCGCGATCCGGACGAAAATGTTACTTGTTTCCCTTCCGTTCTTCCTTGGTCTTTTCAATTGTCATTTATGTAGCGTTTGTTCTTATTTTGTCCCTATACGtgttttgagttagaattaggAAGATGCCGGATATGACGTACCCTATCGTCGAAAACCTCGTTGAGCATCTTTTGATTCCTCGTTTGATTTTTCTTTGGTTGTCTATCGCAGTAGGATTCACTTTGGCCCCGCCGCAGACAATGGCGTAAGATGGAGACGACGTCCACAAGCAGTCCCAGACTTAGACGCGAACGGTTCTGGAACTGTTCTATAAAGATTAATGGTAAGCGTTACGATGTATACCGTTGTTAAACAGAACATGTGCATTGAGATCACAATTAAAAGCTTCAACTTATTAGGACATGCTCTTCGTGAAAGCTTGTAGGTTTATTTATTAGGTACAAATTTGTTTCCTCAAATGTGTCTCTAGTATTTTATAgctataaataaacaacaacacattGACGTAATTAGTTAAACAATTTTAGTAATGATTGTCGAAATTAAAGTCGCATAAAAACCTTAATGTGTGTTTTTCTTTAAGGAAACACTAAATacacattaaaataaatttcaagCATAATCTTGCTGATAACAGAAAATCACAATTAAACcaaataaatcaacattatcaACAAGTCAACTAGCttaaattaaatgttaattaCATGATTATAAAGCGAACAAAAAAGTAACAAGCATATATGCAACAACATTATTATTGTCCTCACTTTGGGGAGACATGTCATGTTCCCTGAGGGCGAAAATGACAAGCCTCGGGTGAACAGATAATAATGTCTCCCTAATGACTAATTTATCATACGAGCTTAATAAAAACACACTATGAATTTCAATCATTTATAAACCCTAACAAAACACGGTAAAAATTCAGACAAATAACAGCAGGGCGTACTTGATCGGCAACCGTTGACACGATGATTTATTGGTCCGACACATGATTGGCTTTATCCAATAAATACGCTGTTACGTCAATGAGGTATACCTATATGTCATGCAATCAgaactttttttgtttgtttagatCGTACCTTCTTCATACAGTCTTGGCGGAATAGCTTCCGAATTCAGCAGCTGTATGCCATACAGGGATACAGTCTCCTTCAGGTTCAAGGTCAGATCGGGAAAATCCTGTTATAAAATAAGAACTAATATAGCATGTATCAAAATAATAAGGTTCTGGGTTACTAGAGAAACTCAAAATAATGCCATGAATACTGTGTAGTTCTCGGTGTGGATTATTGGAATACAACGCCGGCAAAGaatatacaaatttattcattacaatatttcaataaagcatGCTTTGCTAATGAAATGTTTTTGGTTAATACAAATCCGCAGTTTCAGCGGTTGTTAAAGGAAACAAGAAAATAGATTAAACGAAAgtatttgaaattttataaattatttataggAGGTACTGACAAATCGTCTTCctaaaaaatgtctaaatagCTTGAAACCACGACAGAACCT contains the following coding sequences:
- the LOC117336585 gene encoding glutamate receptor ionotropic, kainate 3-like, which gives rise to MAFGAVLGRKGETVIEDYRKVADVLQEGHRDYCKIRFTPVEYDNSNGTTVYESLERALDIFAKPEIVIAVGPFIDVFTSTDYVIKRQIHLVTSSSEGQEKSARALPVLPDTKSLSNAVAEIVQTLGWTKVAFLSQDDFSPVLALGNRDIFAWPILLPSNINNGHNLELRQTMTQLREAQMRQFILHSMDKEVVQHVITAAEEHHLLHYSRSWFITYLDFPDLTLNLKETVSLYGIQLLNSEAIPPRLYEEEQFQNRSRLSLGLLVDVVSILRHCLRRGQSESYCDRQPKKNQTRNQKMLNEVFDDRSDTYVGALGQYIWGFTENGRSRIRTSYSMSVLQHINNATIKDDIKIGNCTFLDKPIYTPVGEGTQQKAVRDINTSLKGMNFTVITKTDPPFYSVKNGRHEGFCIDVLDALKRLMGIDYKIIAYRSKWAGLNEDKEWEDILHKLMVGDAAIAIGDLVVKSKREAQISFSNTILTSSVSMLLKRPPLQPTFFQFLWPFDIGLWFMIAIFFFIVGLSLFLMTKYDTTQRTAEQKFDLKESMWYSLNVILQGGTEFSPQTTSMRTIVAFFWFCTLIITAAYTANLAAFLTLKQVDSRIKTLNRLASQSKVSYGVRNNSDLMTFFERSTEDPYERMWTVMKLSEKESLVSDRMDGVKRVLAGDYETGFAFLDDGLFNDYYAAKLCGMDSIDQRFGEKHFSLGFPKGAPYKDDINRALLKLKEDGIMDSLKAKWWKPSSNCSTIVRDKTGVKVSGELELENMVGVFIVLGCSVTLGVLVEICKRIYLAIQKEREENK